In Chondrinema litorale, the DNA window TAAAGTACATTATAACTAATTAATAAAGCAATTAGAATAATTACTTTTTTTGAGGTAAATTGGTTATATATAATTGTACTATTCTAAGTAATAAATGCCATATTGAAGAAGTATCAACAAATCAAAATACCATTAAAATACTTATTTTTAATGATTACTAGATATTCTCAAAAAGAGGCAACTAATAGCAATTAATTGTATTATTCTTATCTAACTTCTCTTTTTAAAAAGTTTTAAATTAAATCGATAAGTTGAAAATTAGAATTATTGATGTAGAAATTATATTCAGAATCGAAATAGGAAATTATTAATTCTGATAGTAATTCTAGAATCGACTGTAAAACAATAAGAAGCCATAGTCAAAAATTTGACTGTATGTTGTTAACCTCAATAATTTATTATTTCCCAGTATTTAGAAGTCTAAACCTCATAAATACTTCATTTTCAATAGTTAACTCCCCATCTTCTTTAAATCCTAATCGATAAATTGCTTTAGAATTTAGCCTACTTGGTGGGAATAATACAGTAATAGAATCTATTGCCAACTCGGTAAATGCCCATGATTTTACTTTGTTAAAAATCTTTCTACCCCAACCCCAATATGTCGGATGGAGCACCAAAGCAAAATCTGCTTCACCATTTTCTGGTTGTAAACCTCCCCAACCTGCAAAATCTCCATTAATTAGAAATGCCCAAGGTCCGTAACCATATTCTTCCCATAATTGCTTTTTAGATTTTAGGAATGCCTCACAGTGTGCTTGCGTAAATCCAGCAGCTAATAATGGTAGTTGTTTGCCTACCATTTCGTTGTTCATCAGTTTTATTATTTGTTCTTCTGGTATTTCTTCAAGGTGAACAAATTTAATTTCTTCCATCTAGCTCTCTTTAATTTGACAAGTAATGGAACAAGAAGCAAATCTGCTCAGTTCAATATTGGGCAACTTATAATGGAAAAATGGCTATTTTTTGAATCTGTAAAGAAAAGGTGCTTTGTTAGCAGCTCCGGTAAACTTTTTTTCTAGTCTTTCGAGCACATCTAAATCCAGCATTTTTTTCTGAAAATTATTTCGCCTAAAAGGTTTATCAAAAACTACTTCATACAGTTTTTGCAGCTCTTTCATGGTAAACTTTTCGGGCAACAGGTTAAACCAAATAAGTTTATAATCGAAATTGATACGCAACATCT includes these proteins:
- a CDS encoding GNAT family N-acetyltransferase, which produces MEEIKFVHLEEIPEEQIIKLMNNEMVGKQLPLLAAGFTQAHCEAFLKSKKQLWEEYGYGPWAFLINGDFAGWGGLQPENGEADFALVLHPTYWGWGRKIFNKVKSWAFTELAIDSITVLFPPSRLNSKAIYRLGFKEDGELTIENEVFMRFRLLNTGK